One Arvicanthis niloticus isolate mArvNil1 chromosome 13, mArvNil1.pat.X, whole genome shotgun sequence genomic window carries:
- the Nol12 gene encoding nucleolar protein 12 isoform X1: MGRNKKKKRDGDDRRPRLILNFDEEKRREYLTGFHRRKVERKKAAIEEIKQRLKQEQKKLREERHQAYLKMLAEREEALEEADELERLVTAKTESVQYDHPNHTVTVTTISDLDLSGARLLGLPLPEQGDQDGSQEEEMSSMEKPTKALPKKSKDPLLSQRISSLTATLHAHSRKKVKRKHPRRAQDSTKKPPSATRTSKTQRRRRMTGKARHNGE, encoded by the exons ATGGGCcgcaacaagaagaagaaaagagatggagATGACCGGCGGCCCCGGCTCATCCTCAACTTTGATGAAGAGAAGCGGCG GGAGTACCTGACAGGCTTCCACAGGCGGAAGGTAGAGCGCAAGAAGGCAGCCATAGAAGAGATTAAGCAGCGGCTTAAGCAAGAGCAGAAGAAGCTTCGAGAAGAG CGCCACCAGGCATACCTGAAGATGctggcagaaagagaagaggcacTAG AGGAGGCAGATGAGCTGGAGCGGCTGGTGACAGCAAAGACAGAGTCGGTGCAGTATGACCACCCCAATCACACAGTCACTGTGACCACTATCAGTGACCTGGACCTCTCAGGAGCCCGGCTGCTTGGTCTGCCCCTGCCTGAG CAAGGGGACCAGGATGGGTCCCAGGAGGAGGAGATGTCATCCATGGAAAAGCCAACAAAAGCCTTGCCCAAGAAGTCCAAAGATCCCCTGCTCTCTCAGCG CATCTCCTCCCTCACAGCtacactgcatgcacacagtcGGAAGAAGGTTAAGAGGAAACACCCCCGGCGGGCACAGGACTCCACCAAGAAACCTCCAAGTGCCACTCGTACCAGCAAGACCCAGCGCCGCCGCCGGATGACTGGAAAAGCCAGGCACAACGGGGAGTAG
- the Lgals1 gene encoding galectin-1 yields MACGLVASNLNLKPGESLKVRGEVAPDAKSFVLNLGKDSNNLCLHFNPRFNAHGDANTIVCNSKDDGTWGTEHREPAFPFQPGSITEVCITFDQADLTIKLPDGHEFKFPNRLNMEAISYMAADGDFKIKCVSFE; encoded by the exons ATGGCCTGT GGTCTGGTCGCCAGCAACCTGAATCTCAAACCTGGGGAAAGTCTCAAAGTTCGGGGAGAGGTGGCCCCGGACGCCAAGAG CTTTGTGCTGAACCTGGGGAAAGACAGCAACAACCTGTGCCTACACTTCAACCCCCGCTTCAATGCCCATGGAGATGCCAACACCATTGTGTGTAACAGCAAGGACGATGGGACCTGGGGAACCGAACATCGAGAGCCTGCCTTCCCCTTCCAGCCCGGGAGCATCACGGAG GTGTGCATCACCtttgaccaggctgacctgacCATCAAACTACCAGACGGACATGAGTTCAAGTTCCCCAACCGTCTCAACATGGAGGCCATCAGCTACATGGCCGCAGATGGCGACTTCAAGATTAAGTGCGTGTCCTTTGAGTGA
- the Nol12 gene encoding nucleolar protein 12 isoform X2: protein MEMTGGPGSSSTLMKRSGGEWQGRKRSGSKSQEGGGTARSCHTGGEYLTGFHRRKVERKKAAIEEIKQRLKQEQKKLREERHQAYLKMLAEREEALEEADELERLVTAKTESVQYDHPNHTVTVTTISDLDLSGARLLGLPLPEQGDQDGSQEEEMSSMEKPTKALPKKSKDPLLSQRISSLTATLHAHSRKKVKRKHPRRAQDSTKKPPSATRTSKTQRRRRMTGKARHNGE from the exons atggagATGACCGGCGGCCCCGGCTCATCCTCAACTTTGATGAAGAGAAGCGGCGGTGAGTGGCAGGGTCGAAAGAGATCCGG AAGCAAGAGTCAGGAAGGTGGGGGCACTGCTAGGTCCTGCCACACAGGTGG GGAGTACCTGACAGGCTTCCACAGGCGGAAGGTAGAGCGCAAGAAGGCAGCCATAGAAGAGATTAAGCAGCGGCTTAAGCAAGAGCAGAAGAAGCTTCGAGAAGAG CGCCACCAGGCATACCTGAAGATGctggcagaaagagaagaggcacTAG AGGAGGCAGATGAGCTGGAGCGGCTGGTGACAGCAAAGACAGAGTCGGTGCAGTATGACCACCCCAATCACACAGTCACTGTGACCACTATCAGTGACCTGGACCTCTCAGGAGCCCGGCTGCTTGGTCTGCCCCTGCCTGAG CAAGGGGACCAGGATGGGTCCCAGGAGGAGGAGATGTCATCCATGGAAAAGCCAACAAAAGCCTTGCCCAAGAAGTCCAAAGATCCCCTGCTCTCTCAGCG CATCTCCTCCCTCACAGCtacactgcatgcacacagtcGGAAGAAGGTTAAGAGGAAACACCCCCGGCGGGCACAGGACTCCACCAAGAAACCTCCAAGTGCCACTCGTACCAGCAAGACCCAGCGCCGCCGCCGGATGACTGGAAAAGCCAGGCACAACGGGGAGTAG
- the Pdxp gene encoding chronophin: protein MARCERLRGAALRDVLGQAQGVLFDCDGVLWNGERTVPGAPELLQRLARAGKNTLFVSNNSRRARPELALRFARLGFAGLRAEQLFSSALCAARLLRQRLPGPPDAPGSVFVLGGEGLRAELRAAGLRLAGDPGDNPRVRAVLVGYDEHFSFARLTEACAHLRDPDCLLVATDPDPWHPLSDGSRTPGTGSLAAAVETASGRQALVVGKPSPYMFQCITEDFSVDPARTLMVGDRLETDILFGHRCGMTTVLTLTGVSSLEEAQAYLAAGQHDLVPHYYVESIADLMEGLED from the exons ATGGCGCGCTGCGAGCGGCTGCGCGGCGCGGCCCTGCGCGACGTGCTGGGCCAGGCGCAGGGAGTCTTGTTCGACTGCGACGGGGTGCTGTGGAACGGCGAGCGCACCGTGCCGGGCGCCCCTGAGCTGCTGCAGCGGCTGGCACGGGCTGGCAAGAACACGCTGTTCGTGAGCAACAACAGCCGGCGCGCGCGGCCCGAGCTGGCGCTGCGCTTCGCCCGCCTGGGCTTCGCGGGGCTGCGCGCCGAGCAGCTCTTCAGCTCCGCGCTGTGTGCCGCGCGCCTCCTGCGCCAGCGTCTGCCGGGACCGCCCGACGCACCGGGCTCGGTGTTCGTGCTGGGCGGCGAGGGGCTGCGCGCCGAGCTGCGTGCCGCGGGGTTGCGCCTGGCGGGGGACCCCGGCGACAACCCGCGCGTGCGCGCCGTGCTCGTAGGCTACGACGAGCATTTTTCCTTCGCCAGGTTGACCGAGGCGTGCGCGCACCTGCGCGACCCCGACTGCCTGCTCGTGGCCACCGATCCCGATCCTTGGCACCCGCTCAGTGACGGAAGCCGGACCCCCG GTACCGGAAGCCTGGCTGCTGCGGTGGAGACAGCCTCAGGACGTCAGGCCCTGGTGGTGGGCAAGCCCAGCCCTTACATGTTCCAGTGCATCACGGAAGACTTCAGTGTGGACCCTGCCCGCACGCTGATGGTGGGGGACCGCCTGGAGACCGACATACTCTTTGGCCACCGCTGTGGCATGACCACCGTGCTCACGCTCACAGGCGTCTCGAGCCTCGAAGAAGCCCAGGCTTACCTGGCGGCTGGCCAGCACGACCTTGTGCCTCACTACTATGTGGAGAGCATTGCAGACTTAATGGAGGGGCTGGAGGACTGA